The sequence GCGCAAGGAACGCAAACGGAATACGGAGGTTCCAAGCCGCACCGCGTACGGACGGATCTCTTAAAGGCAGCAGTAAGTTTCAAATGATGTCGGAACTCGGCGAGACCGCCCACACAAGTTTACAATAACCTGTTAAAAAGAATAGAAAAAGGGCGGCAAACATGTAAGGAGACTGTTCCCTGAGGGTCGTACCTGGCCTGAAGGAACAGTCTTTTTCAAACTATAAACGAGAAACGGATGCCCTCCTCCTGCGAGGACGGGGCAGCCGTTTCTTTTTATATGCGAACACACTTTCGCTATCAGGGATATAGTGGTAAGATAATAGAGTCTGGAAGGGAGAGGAAACGATAGATGCCATACTGTAAAACCGGGAAAGCGGAGCTTTATTATGAGGATTGGGGCGAAGGCAGGCCCATAGTGATGATCCACGGTTTCAGTCCCGACCATCGGCTGATGAGCGGCTGTATGGAACCTGTATTTAGGGAGAAAAAAGGCTGGAGACGGTTGTACATCGATCTGCCGGGAATGGGCAAGTCACGCCATTATCAGGATATCGGCAGCTCGGACGAGATGCTCGAAGCGGTGTTGTCTTTTCTGGATACCGTACTTCCGGATGAGACCTATTGTTTGGTTGGGGAATCTTATGGCGGCTATATGGTCAGGGGAATTATTGCAGATCGTCCGGAACAAGTGGATGGCGCAGCTTTGATTTGTCCAATGATTATACCGGAGAAAAAGGACAGGGAGCTTCCCGAACATTCCGTAGTTCATACAGACGCGAATTTTGTGGAGAAGCTTACAAAGGAACAACGGGACGATTTCCGTTCAATCGGAGTCGTCCTTGATGAATATACCTGGAGTCGCTACAACGAAGAGATCTTATCAGGCATCCGGTTGGCCGACGAAGATTTTCTGGCTGCCATCAAAGCCCGGTATGGCTTCTCCTTCCCGGTGGATCAGGATGAATTTCATAAACCGGGACTCTTGGTTACGGGAAGGCAGGATGCCATGACAGGCTATATCGATGCTTTTTCCATCCTGAACAAATATACCCGGACTTCATTTGCGGTGCTGGACCGGGCGGGTCATAACCTGCAAATCGAGCAGCCGGAGCTGTTCAACGCCTTGATGCAGGAGTGGCTGGACAGGGTAGAAGAGAACGGGATAAGGTAATCGGCAGAGGGCTTTGGGGAAAGGAACGCGCTGCTGCCGCCTTCTTGGCCTTCTTTTACCGGATATGCATCAAACGGAGGATGTTGATGAATGGAGAGCTATGGGTGGCTAA is a genomic window of Paenibacillus durus ATCC 35681 containing:
- a CDS encoding alpha/beta fold hydrolase, producing the protein MPYCKTGKAELYYEDWGEGRPIVMIHGFSPDHRLMSGCMEPVFREKKGWRRLYIDLPGMGKSRHYQDIGSSDEMLEAVLSFLDTVLPDETYCLVGESYGGYMVRGIIADRPEQVDGAALICPMIIPEKKDRELPEHSVVHTDANFVEKLTKEQRDDFRSIGVVLDEYTWSRYNEEILSGIRLADEDFLAAIKARYGFSFPVDQDEFHKPGLLVTGRQDAMTGYIDAFSILNKYTRTSFAVLDRAGHNLQIEQPELFNALMQEWLDRVEENGIR